CCTTAGAAAACGAGCGGTCATGGAATCATGCTCTAGTTTATCCGGTGTTCCTGATGAAACGATACTTCCCCCATGTACTCCGGCTCCTGGTCCAAGATCGACTACAAAATCAGCATGCTCAATGGTCTCACGATCGTGCTCCACTACAATAACACTATTACCTAAATCCCTTAGTGTTTCCAGTGACTTTATAAGCTTGATATTATCTCTTTGATGTAGCCCGATACTAGGTTCATCAAGTATATAGAGCACACCAACCAATTGAGTACCTATCTGTGTAGCAAGACGAATACGCTGGGCTTCACCACCACTAAGCGTTTGAGCTTCGCGGTCGAGGTTCAGGTAGTTTAGTCCGACATTTAAAAGAAAATCGAGACGGTCTCGAATTTCTTTTAAAACCTGGTTTCCGATTAATTGTTGACGTTCAGTTAAATTGATGGAGTAGAGTACATTACGTAATCCCTGGATATCCAGCTTTACCAGATCATGGATATTATGTCCATCTATTTTATAAGATAACGCCTCCTGATTAAGTCTGCCTCCGTTGCATTTAGGGCAAACCACCTTGCTCATAAATGCTTTCGCTTTTTCTCTTTGTTTAGGAGACTTACTATTCTCGTATTGCTCTATGATAATACGTCGAAGTCCTTCGAACTTGTGCTGGTAAGTAACCGAGCTGTCTTTGAAATCATAGCTCACCCCGAATTTCTTATCCCCGCTTCCTTTCATGAGCATCTTCCGAGCTTCATCTGAATACTTTTTGAGAGGGGTATCAAAATCAAGGCCAAAGCTTTCTAATACAGCTTTGAGTTGTTTGAATGCAAAAATATCTCGTGGAGGCCCCAGGTAACGGATCCCGCCTTGCGTTACTGTTTGCGACTCATTAGGAACTAAAAGGTCCCAGCTTACATCGTAGGTATAGCCAAGTCCATCACATTCATTGCAGGCTCCATAGGGAGAGTTGAACGAGAACAAGTTTGGAGCCGGATCTTCATAAGCTAAGCCACTTTGTAAATCGAAGAGTTTTTGAGAAAAGAGACGGTCTTTGTAAGAGCTATCCTCTTGCTGTACTGAAAGAACCACATTTCCGTCAGCCATTTCTAAAGCTAACCGAATGCTATCAGCGATTCGCTTTTCACTTTTGGGAGAGATCACAAAGCGATCTATTACAACCTCAATATTGTGGGTTTTATATCGGTCAACCTGAAGCCCTTTTGTAAGTTCTGTAAACTCACCATCAATCCGGGCACTTACAAAACCTTGTTTTATAGTCTGTTCAAAAAGCTCCCGATAATGTCCTTTTCTTCCTCTTACTACAGGGGCGAGGCAATATGCTTTGGTTCCTTTAGGCATGGCCATAACCGCAGCTACAACCTGATCAGCTGTTTGCTTCTCCATCTTATTACCACTTATGTAGGAATAGGGAGTTCCAACGCGCGCATATAAGAGTCGAAGAAAATCATAAATCTCGGTAACCGTACCTACTGTAGAGCGGGGATTTCTATTCGTAGTTTTTTGATCAATAGAAATTACCGGAGAAAGACCATCGATAAAATCTACGGCCGGGCGTTCCATCATTCCCAAAAACTGTCGGGCATAAGCTGAAAGAGACTCAAGGAATCGGCGTTGCCCTTCCGCATAGATGGTATCGAAGGCGAGGGAAGACTTTCCGGAACCAGACAGTCCGGTGATTACAACCAGTTGGTCTCTTGGAATATTAATGTCAAAATTCTTGAGGTTATGCTCGCGCGCGCCTTTTACTACAATGTATTCCTGCAATGTGAATTCCCTAGGAGATTAAACCAATCAATTTAATGAACAGTGCACAAAAAACCTGCATTCCTTTGTTCAAAAAAATTAGGCCGGAGTACCTTTGGAAAGGAAATTATAATCTCTGATAAACAACCTATTTGGGATAAGTCCTTCGCTATCTTCTGATAGCTCAGGTTTAATACGGTTTAGGAAATACATAGGTACCTTACCAATATTCTTTGCTTCAATCTCTCCTCTAGGTTCACACTCAAAAAAGTCTTTAATCCTTTCATAAGTATCTTGAGAAATATTGATACTCTCATTTTCAGAGTTTTGCTCCATTCTGGAAGCGAGGTTTACCGCGGCTCCCCAAACATCATATGCAAATCTTCTTTTCCCAATTACCCCGACCACTGACTGTCCGGTATTAATTCCAATCCGAAGAGGGAAATAGGGGATGGAATCGGGTAATGAGTTTCTAAGATTTGATACAAAAAATCTCATTTTTAAAGCAGCAAGTGCTGTATCAATGGGGTGAGTATTATTTCTCTCAGGGATTCCCCCGGCTGCCATATAACTGTCGCCAATAGTTTTAATCTTGATCAGATTATGTTGTGATATGAAGTCGTCAAACTTATCGAAGTAAAAGCTCAGGCTTTCAATCAGCTTTTCAGGAGAAAGATCGGGTACAATACGGCTGAAATCCTCAAAGTCAGTAAACATAAATGTAGCATCTTCATACCTTTCAGGAGCTACTGTTCCATATGCAAGTAAGCTATCCGCAATTTTCTTGGGAAATATGTTTTGAAGAAGATCTTCATGCTCCTTTTTAGTGAGCTCAAGTTCCTGGTTGGCGGCATTTAAACCCGATTGCATTTTTTCGAGTCTGTTGTTTTGACCCAATGTGTTTTTATAAGTGGATACAAGCAGGCTCACAAGATGAGAGAAATCAGCTTTAACGTGATATTGATTCCCTTCAATAGTCACCGGTACTGTTTCTTTAGTTTGAGAAACAGCGATAGGGTTGCTTAAGAGTTCACTTATTTTCGAGAATAAAGTGTCATCATCATAGGGCTTTGTGAGATAGTTATCTGCGCCGGCTTCAATGCCCTTCATTAAGCTTGTGGCTTCAATTCTGGATGTTACCAGGATTACCGGGATACTCTGCAATTTTGGATTCGTTTTGATGGAACTGCAAAGCTCATATCCATCCATCAGAGGCATTTCTACATCCGAAATAACAATGTCAGGATACTCGGTTTCTACGATTTCTAAGGCGTCCTTACCATTCTGAGCGGTAATTACATCGTATCCCTTTTGTATTAGTTTGTGTCGAATAATGGTTACCAAAGCTGGGTAATCATCAACAACTAGTATCCTGGGTTTTGTTTGTAACATTTACATCTCAATTAAGACAAAGAATATAGAAGATTCATAGAAATTTAAGCACTTAGTTTTTTTTAATGGCTTTCCCAAAAAAAGCGTAGCTTTGCAGGTTCAAAATCACTCACAGTATGGCAGAAACGTTAGAGAAAAACTGGACACCCGTAAGCTGGCTTGATAAGCCAATAAAACAACTTCCTGAATATCCGGATGGGAATTCATTAAAAGAAAACTTTGATACGCTTAAGAGCTTACCACCATTGGTAACTTCGTGGGAAATTGATGCATTGAAAAATAAACTGGCCCAAGTTTCTGCGGGGAAATCTTTTTTACTTCATGCCGGAGATTGCGCAGAAAGTTTCAATCATACTACTTCGCCTAAGATTGTAAATACGGTGAAGGTTTTACTACAGACCAGCTTTATTTTGATTCATGAAATGGGAGTTCCTGTAGTAAGGCTGGGGAGAATAGCAGGTCAATACGCAAAACCTCGTTCGCAAAGCTTCGAAGAGGTAAATGGTAAAACAATCCATAATTACAGAGGAGATTTAATTAACGGTTATGAACCCAATGTAGAAGCAAGGGTTCCAAACCCAGCTCGTTTAGTAGAGGGATACCATAAAGCTGCATTAACACTGAATTTTGTACGGGCTCTTGCTGACGAGGGCTTTGCTGATCTTCACCATCCTGAACAGTGGGAACTGGATTTCATGAAGAATAATGAGTACTACAAAGAATATGAGGCGATGGTGGAGTCGATCACCAAGGCAGTGAAGTTTGTTGACGCAATTGCACCGGATCGCTTCTCTTCGTTCCAGAAAGTAGATATCTACACTTCTCATGAAGCACTGAATTTATATTATGACTCTGCTCAGACTCGTAAAGTGCCTCGTAAGACTGACTTTTATAATTTGAGCTCACATTTAGTATGGCTGGGTAATCGAACCAGAGATTTAGATGGTGCTCATGTAGAGTATTTAAAAGGAATATCTAATCCGATTGGAATAAAAGTAGGTCCTCCTTATACCATTGATGACACCCTTAAGTTGATCGAGACGCTTAATCCAACTCATGAGGCTGGTAAGATTGTTCTAATCACCCGGTTTGGAAAATCATTAATTGAGGAAGAATTACCTAAGCTTATCCAGGCAGTTCGCAGAGAGGGATTCCCTGTGGTATGGAGTTCAGACCCAATGCATGGAAATACTTTTTCATCTTCCAATAACTACAAAACCCGAAATTTTGATCATATCCTTGATGAGATAAAGTCAGCCTTTGCTATTCACAGATCAGAAGGTAGTTATTTAGGTAGTGTTCATCTTGAACTTACTGGTGATAATGTAACTGAATGTGTAGGCGGCGCTAAAGGATTAGATGAAGCCGAGCTTGATAATAACTATGAAACCTTCTGTGACCCAAGGTTGAATTACGAGCAATCTTTGGAGATGGCATTTCTGGTTGCCAAAGAGTGGAAGCAGAGTTATTTGTAATTCCTAAGCATTTATCTGTCATAATTTCCAGCCCCTGACGATGAGGCAAAGCCTCGCTGTCAACATTTCTACCACCAAAAAATAGTACTGAAATTTCTTCATTTCAGTTTTGCCGTCGTGTCATACGAACCTGTTTAAGAGCCATTGGCATATCCATTGCAAAATTCTCTGCGAATTCGAACTTAAAATTAAACATTCAAAAGAGGTTAATTATGGCACTTATTAAATATACCAGACCAACTTCAGATTTATTTTCAAGAAACTTCAACGATATCGTTGATGAGTTCTTCAATCAAAAAACTTCTAATTACAGAAGAGATAATTTTATGCCTAGCGTAGATGTTTCCGAAACGGAAACTCTTTTCGAGGTTTCAGTTGTATTACCTGGACTCAAAAAAGAAGACATCTCCGTAGACCTTGAAAAAGGCAAGCTAACAATCAGTGGAGAGCGCAAATTTGAGAATAAAGATGAAGGTAAAAACTTCCATAGAGTAGAAACACAATACGGAAAGTTTAGTCGTTCTTTCTACCTCCCCGATTCTATTGATGAGAGTAGTATTTCTGCAAAATATGACGCAGGAATTCTTTCAATTACTATTAACAAGAGCGAAGAAGAAGCGAAGAAGCAAATCGAGATTGGATAACAATCCGATTTTAGGTTAAAAAAACCGAAGCCCGTGGAAAGGCTTCGGTTATTTTTATGGTTACAAATTGTAAAGCGGTACAATTTTTAACCGGGAAGGCGTTGTAGCTCAAAATTAGAACTATCATCAAAGTTGACATTATGAACACAGGTGTAAGAAATATTTTCGGAGTAGCAGCAGCTATAATTGTTTTATTAGGGTTGAATGCATTTACAGGTAACAATCGGGTTAGTCTACCTGATTACGATACCGAAGTAACCAAATCAGAGAACAGGCCAGTTGCAACCCTTATGGATTTGAACGAAGCTATTGTTGACATAGCAGAAAAAACGAATCCTGCAGTAGTAACTATCACTACAGAGAAAACCCAACAAGTACGCTATAGCGATCCATTTTCCATGTTTTTTAGAAACCCAAACAGTCAGGATGGGCAAACACGGGAATACGTTCGAAGAGGATTAGGTTCAGGAGTTATTGTTTCTGAGGAAGGCTATATACTGACCAACAATCATGTAATTGCTGATACCGATGAAATCAAAATTCAGCTTTTTAACGGTGACGAGGTTTCAGCAGAACTGATCGGAGCAGATCCTGCAACAGACATTGCTGTACTAAGAATAGATGTTGATAATCTTCCGGTAGTAACATTGGGAGATAGTGATGATGCAAGAGTAGGTTCTTTCGTTCTTGCAATTGGGAGTCCATTGAGCGAGGATTTGGCGCATACCGTATCGTTTGGAATTGTAAGCGCGAGAGGTAGATCATTAAATAATCTCACGGTATATGGAGACTATATTCAAACCGATGCTGCGATAAATCCTGGTAATTCAGGGGGTGCCCTTATCGATATGAATGGGGAACTGGTAGGAATTAATACGGCTATTGCTTCAAGGTCAGGTGGAAATGATGGAATTGGATTCGCAATTCCGGTAAACCTTGCCAAAAGAATTATGGACGATCTTATTGATGATGGATCGGTTTCCCGAGGCTATCTGGGAATTTTACCTGCTGACGTTGACCAGGTTATGGCAGAGGCTCTTGGGCTTGAAAATGTAAGAGGTATCCTCGTAGCTAGTGTTGAGGAGGATACTCCTGCAGACATTGCTGGACTTCAGGAAGAAGACATCATAATTGCTGTAAATGGTGATTTATTGAACTCAGGAGATGCAAATGCATTCCGAACCTTGATCGCAAGTTTTAAACCTGGTAAAAAAGTTGATCTTACTGTAATTAGAGATGGAAGCGAGAAGAAAATTACTGTAACTTTAGGCACGCGACCAGGAGAAGAGACAACTTCTAATACGTCAGGTAGCGAGGACATTGATGAAAAACTGGGTTTCAAAGTATCAGGGATTTCTCCTGAGATAAGAAGACAACTAAATTTATCGAATGATAAGGAAGGAGTTGTTGTTACAGAGATCAGAGAATCTAGTAATGCGTTTGAACGAGGACTGGAAAGAGGAGATGTAATCTCAGCAGTAAAGAGAAAAAAGGTTAGTACCGCTGAGCAGTTCTACAAAGAGATTGAGAAAAGCGTTAACAAAGGTGATGAAGCAGTTTTACTTACTGTTGAACGCAACAATCAGAAACAATTTATCGCATTTAGACTCTAAGTAATCAAAGATTTTATTGTACCCCGAAAAAGCCAAGGCCCAGGTCATGATATGATCTGGGCTTTTTTGATTTTCTATATTCGTCCTAGGCTAAATCTCCACTTTTTATCGTCATCCCGCATCCCGATGCTGGATCTGTAAGGGGTTACTCTAATAATAAATATCTCATGATCAACGATTTTACCTTTTCAGATCCCGGATCAAGTCCGGGATGACCAGTAGAAGGAGCTAGAAATCAAATCAGAACAAAATCTTTGTCCCGGAACAAGGGGCTCAAATCTTCAGGAGGAGGAAAGTGTTTATCTCGGAAATCATTGAAGAACCCGAGCGTTTCATTACTCATTAATTGGATGATGTCGTCCATAGCTTTTCCTGAGATCATCATTGGAGTACGATCAAATACCATCATAGTACCAACGCATTGTGTGCTAATCTGATATTGAGCACATTCTTCAATGGAAGTACCTTTAATTACACACCGGGAAAGCCACTTATCAACATCAAATTCCTGGTTCTTTTTTAATTCTTCATGAGCAGAAAAATCCAGGTTCGATTGAAAATAATCCATCATTTTTTGTTCTGATTCTTCGGAGTATTCTTTCATTTGAGTCTGCATGCATTCCATACAGATAGCAAATTCCCACACCAGATCTCTTGTATTTAATCCAGGATAATTTGTAAACGCTTTCTCGATAATATATTCCTCATTATCCAACAGGTATTTCTCGCAAACCAGGCAATGCTCAATGGGTTTACCTGTTTCAGAGGAGTAAAAAAGTTCCGGGAGTTCAGAAAGTGTTGGAGCCATCTTTACAATTTATAGCTTTCTAAAACTAGTACAAGTTTCTATCAAAATAATATCGAACTGATACGTTGAACCCAAAAAAATGGTTTTGAGTAGTTGATTCCAGCAAATCAGGAGATCGTGTTATTACAAATCTTCTGTTGTAATTAAATGATATTCCAGCCGAAATAGAGACTCTGTTCTCGATAAAAAAAGAAAGGCTACTCTGAGTAGTATTTGCGAAGTAAGTTTCCTCTAATTCTGGATCATCTTTTATATCTGAAGTTTGATAATACGTATTGTTAAATGTATTAATGATCATTTGATCGGCTATATTCCAAAGCCAACCAATCGAACTAGTTCCATTAAAATTCCAATTAACCGGGTCGGTTCTTTCGAGTGGAAGTGAAATAAATGTTGTTATAACTGCACTAATTTGATGCTCCAGACTCAAATTTTTGTACGCCCTTGCATTAACTCGAAAGCCGGCTTCTCTATCAACTATTATATCTCTTAATTGGAGAACTCTATTTTCATCCTCGGTTCTTCTCAACAGGTTTTCATATCTATAAAACCCTGCTAGTTCTATTTCAGCTCCTTCGAAACGCTGCCCTAGATTTTCATTAAAAACATCGTTTAAAAAGAATAATTCATAAGCATTAAGCTGGTCGAGCTTATTATTTGAAGCTTCATTAATGTCTTGCCAGAAATATTTTAAAGGGCGGTCATATCGTTGTAGGTAGCCATTGTATTTGGTGAATAATTCAGCAACTTCTATTATTTCATCGCTTGAAAAAGAGTTATTGCCCAGGTCTTTATAACGCTCGTTTAATCTAAGTGAGCGTAGTATCGGAGAAATATTTCGTACTCTGCCAAAACCTATTCCAAAAGAAGGATATGCATTAATTCTTCGGTTTATAGTTACATCCTTTTCTTCAAAAGAATCCTGTTGTTCATCTCTTTTACTTCTTATGATCCGAAAGTCTGTATTTAAGGAAGTAGAAATAAAAAAATTCTCACCTATATACTCCTTTAGGTCAAAATATACTGATGGTTGAATACCTAAATTTCTGAGTTTTATTTTCTCATGATCTTCACCGAAGAAGAAATCTTGTTTATCCTCAGTGTTTGTTACTTGTGTGAATACAGAAAAAGAGGTGTTTAATTGGTAAACTCGTTGTTCGCTTTCTCTAAAAAGAGTTAAATGGGGAGTAAGATTAATATTAAAATTAGAAACACTATTTGCGAATTCACTATCAGATCCAGAGGAAAAGGGATCAGGAATCTCATTAGTTGTATTTGTATTTCTCCAATCATACCTCAAATGCCCCGTGGAAAGATAGAAGTTTTTGTATCCCCATTCAGGTAATCGGTAATAAATAAGTTTTTGAAAGTCTGCTTTATTTTGGAAGCCTACACTTTCTTGGGATAAACCTATTGTGGGTACCAGGAAGCAAATCATTAAGAAAGAAGTTTTCATTGATGAAGAAGATTTTTAGAAAAGGTTTGAAGAAAATCTAAGTACCAGCTAAGAATGAGTAGTAATCCTGCAATTCCGTCAGAAGCTCAATCCGGGCATGATTTTAGACATTAATAGTGGAAAAAAGAAGTAAAGATCGAACACTATGAATTTAAATAAATTCACTCTCAAAGCTCAGGAGACCATCCAAAAGGCGTTGGAACTAGCCCAGTCTTCAAACAACCAGGCATTGGAACCAGCTCACGTTTTAAAAGCATTTCTGATAGATGCAGATAATATCGTAATCACATTGATTAACAAGCTAGGAGCCAGCTTAAAAGTAGTAGAAGTAAGTACAGATGCTTCCCTTCAAAAGCTTCCAAAAGTACAGGGTGCTTCTGTATCTGGTCAATATCTTTCTCCATTAGCCAAAGAAGCATTTGATTTAGCACAAAAAGAGTCGACGGCACTAGGCGATGAGTATATCAGTTCTGAACATGTGTTATTAGGTTTGGTCCAGACCAAAGGAGAGATCGCCGATGTCTTAAATGACCAAGGTGTTACTAAAGATAATATTCTTAAGGTGCTCAATGATGTTCGAGGAGGCCAAACAGTGGACGACCCCAATGCGGAAAGCCGCTATGGAGCGCTTAAAAGATATGCCAGGGATTTAAACGAATTAGCGGAGAAAAATAAACTGGACCCCGTAATTGGTCGGGATCAGGAAATTCGAAGGGTAATGCAAATCCTTACCCGCCGCACCAAGAACAATCCTGTACTTATTGGTGAGCCAGGAGTGGGTAAAACTGCTATTGCCGAAGGTATGGCACTTCGGATTGTAAGAGGAGATGTTCCCGAAGGGCTTAAGTCAAAACGCATTGTGGCTCTAGATATGGGAGCTTTGGTTGCCGGGACTAAATTCAGAGGTGAGTTTGAAGAACGATTAAAGGCAGTAGTGAAAGAGGTAACAGAATCTGACGGAGAATTAATTCTCTTTATTGATGAAATCCATACACTGGTTGGAGCAGGTTCAGCAGAAGGTTCCATGGATGCAGCCAATATTTTGAAGCCAGCACTTGCAAGAGGAGAGATGCATGCAATTGGTGCCACAACCCTTGATGAATACCGGAAATACATCGAAAAAGACAAAGCACTTGAGCGAAGATTACAGACGGTATTAGTTGGTGAGCCTTCGGTTGAGGATACGGTATCTATCCTTCGTGGATTACAAGAACGATATGAGGTACACCATGGGGTAAGAATTACCGATGCAGCCATTATAGCTGCTGCCGAGCTTTCTCACCGTTATATCTCAGATCGCTTCCTTCCAGATAAAGCCATCGACCTAATTGATGAGGCGGCTTCGAGGTTACGATTGCAAATAGATTCTCTTCCAGAGGAGTTAGACGGCATTGAACGCCAAATCCGCCAATTAGAAATTGAAAGAGAGGCACTTAAGCGAGAAAAAGATCAATCCAAGATTAAAGGGATTGAGAAAGAACTGGCTAATCTTGAAGAAGAGCGCAACAGTATGCGTGTGCAATGGGAGCAGGAACGTGATCTCATTCAAAAAGCGCGTGAACTTAAACAAGCCATAGAAACCACAAGAAATGAAGCTGATAAAGCGGAGCGTTCGGGGGACTATGAAAAAGTAGCAGAACTTCGTTATGGTACCATCACCCGATTAGAAAAAGATCTGGAAGCAGCAAAGGTTCAGTTGGATGAAATGCAGGAGCGAAAAGCATTGCTCAAAGAAGAAGTGGACGGGGAAGATATTGCTGATATTGTAGCTCGTTGGACAGGTATCCCAGTGAAGCGTATGCTTGAAAGCGAACGCCAGAAGTTATTGCTACTTGAGGAAGAGCTTCACAAAAGAGTAATTGGTCAGGATAAAGGAATTGAAGCGGTAGCTAATGCAGTTCGTCGATCAAGGGCAGGATTACAAGACGAAGGCCGGCCTATTGGCTCTTTCTTTTTCCTTGGTTCAACAGGGGTAGGAAAAACCGAATTGGCGCGATCACTTGCTGAGTTTTTATTCAATGATGCAAATGCAATGATTCGAATTGATATGAGCGAGTACATGGAAAAACATAGTGTAAGCCGATTAATTGGACCTCCTCCGGGATATGTGGGCTATGATGAAGGCGGGCAGCTTACCGAAGCGGCTCGCAGACATCCTTACTCAGTGATTTTGTTAGACGAAATCGAAAAAGCACATCCTGATGTATTTAATATCCTGCTTCAGGTTTTGGATGAAGGAAGGCTGACCGATAACAAAGGGGTAACTGTCGATTTCAAGAATACCATCATCATTATGACTTCCAACATCGGCTCTCATTTAATTGTGAATGAAATGGAGAAGAGCAAAGGTGAGCTTAGTGACGAACAATACGAGAAGCTTCAGCAGCAATTAATTGACCAGTTAAAGTTGACCATTCGACCGGAATTCCTGAACAGGGTAGATGACATTATTGTATTCCATCCATTAGGAAAGGAACATATTCGTCAGATTGTAGATATCCAGTTGAAACGAGTTCATCAGTTACTGGAGAAGAATAAGGTCAAACTCACAATCCCAGACTCAGTGAAGGATTGGCTAGCTACCCGGGGATATGATCCGGTATATGGAGCACGTCCTTTGAAAAGAGTAATTCAACAGCATATCACCAATACCCTTGCTACTCAGCTGATTATGAAAGACTCTGATGCTCCTATCAAGTATGAAGCAGCTCTAAACAAATCCGGAGAAGAGATCGCTTTTGCTGAAGTTGTAAGTGATGTAGAAGAGTGGGTGGAGGAATAATTTAAGGTATTAATATTCTAATGTCTTAAGTTAGGGTATGGATAAGCAAAAGTTAATTGATGAGATAGTTCAATATTTTGATGAAAATATTGCTCAAGTGCATCAAGAGAATTTGATTAATAAACACGCAAAATTATCTAGTTATCAGATCAATCCAATACTGGTTAAGTACCTTTCGCAACTTATAGAGAGTGGGATTACTGAAGAGGGAATTGCTAAAGCTCTTTTTTACCCAAGGGCTTTGGGTACTTCAATAACTGGCTCATTTGGAAGTAAATTTCAAAAAATGCTTGTTGATTTAGGGCTTGTTAAAGGATCACTAATCCCAGGGATGGACATAGAATATCAGGATAAGCTAGATGGTAGAGATAAATATTGTCAGTTAAAATCTGGACCAAATACTATCAATTCCAAAGATGTTGATCCAATGCTGAGCGAATTTGATAAGGTCGCAAATTTGGCTAGAGCAAATAGTTCGAAAGATTTTAGCAATAATGATCTTGTTGTTGGAATAATGTACGGTGACAAAGATCAATTAAGTGCTCATTATTTGCGTATAGATGAAAGATACCCAGTCATTATTGGACAGGAGTTTTGGGAAAGAATTACAGGATATCCATCTTTTTATGGTGAGCTTATTTCATCAATTGATGATTTAATTGACAGTATGCCTTTCAGTGATTCATTTCAAAGCGCCTATCATAAGCTTGTATCCGAAATTCGAGCAGCAAACCTAATTTAAAGTGAAAGAGTTGCTTGTCTAGAGTTAAAAACCTGTTCGCTAAAACGATACGTTTCGTATGTTCTATTAAGAAACTCAATGATTGAATACCCAAGTTCCCTTCCTAGATTTACAGGGACAGCATTCCCAATCTGCTTATACTGATTTGTTACTGATCCAGCAAATTTCCAGTTGTCAGGAAATGTTTGGATCCTTGCATATTCTCTAACAGTAAAAGGG
This genomic window from Balneola sp. contains:
- the clpB gene encoding ATP-dependent chaperone ClpB, translating into MNLNKFTLKAQETIQKALELAQSSNNQALEPAHVLKAFLIDADNIVITLINKLGASLKVVEVSTDASLQKLPKVQGASVSGQYLSPLAKEAFDLAQKESTALGDEYISSEHVLLGLVQTKGEIADVLNDQGVTKDNILKVLNDVRGGQTVDDPNAESRYGALKRYARDLNELAEKNKLDPVIGRDQEIRRVMQILTRRTKNNPVLIGEPGVGKTAIAEGMALRIVRGDVPEGLKSKRIVALDMGALVAGTKFRGEFEERLKAVVKEVTESDGELILFIDEIHTLVGAGSAEGSMDAANILKPALARGEMHAIGATTLDEYRKYIEKDKALERRLQTVLVGEPSVEDTVSILRGLQERYEVHHGVRITDAAIIAAAELSHRYISDRFLPDKAIDLIDEAASRLRLQIDSLPEELDGIERQIRQLEIEREALKREKDQSKIKGIEKELANLEEERNSMRVQWEQERDLIQKARELKQAIETTRNEADKAERSGDYEKVAELRYGTITRLEKDLEAAKVQLDEMQERKALLKEEVDGEDIADIVARWTGIPVKRMLESERQKLLLLEEELHKRVIGQDKGIEAVANAVRRSRAGLQDEGRPIGSFFFLGSTGVGKTELARSLAEFLFNDANAMIRIDMSEYMEKHSVSRLIGPPPGYVGYDEGGQLTEAARRHPYSVILLDEIEKAHPDVFNILLQVLDEGRLTDNKGVTVDFKNTIIIMTSNIGSHLIVNEMEKSKGELSDEQYEKLQQQLIDQLKLTIRPEFLNRVDDIIVFHPLGKEHIRQIVDIQLKRVHQLLEKNKVKLTIPDSVKDWLATRGYDPVYGARPLKRVIQQHITNTLATQLIMKDSDAPIKYEAALNKSGEEIAFAEVVSDVEEWVEE
- a CDS encoding restriction endonuclease, whose amino-acid sequence is MDKQKLIDEIVQYFDENIAQVHQENLINKHAKLSSYQINPILVKYLSQLIESGITEEGIAKALFYPRALGTSITGSFGSKFQKMLVDLGLVKGSLIPGMDIEYQDKLDGRDKYCQLKSGPNTINSKDVDPMLSEFDKVANLARANSSKDFSNNDLVVGIMYGDKDQLSAHYLRIDERYPVIIGQEFWERITGYPSFYGELISSIDDLIDSMPFSDSFQSAYHKLVSEIRAANLI